The region TGTCTTTTTAATGTCTATAACAGCGTAAAACTCAGTCCTACGTGTGGGAGTCGGCGGAACTGGAGTGCTGGGCATTTTGGGGGTTTGGGGGTTGTCCGAGTCACTGGCACCCTCCAGCTCCACTTGGATGTAGTTTAGTTGCCTCTGTTCGGGGCACGGGCGTTTAAAGTCAAAGCTGAAGACGTTTGGAGTGCAATCTCGCCGCCTTGTGAAGTCTACTTTGTGTAAACCAGGCTGAATTGTTACATTCTCCGTGTTGACATAGTTCCGCAGCGGGTCAAGGTTACTGTGGTATCCATTTTGCGGGGGAGTCCCAGAGTCACTCCAATCCTCTTCCTCCCGCCTTTGTGTCTGGCTCTCCCacacaggaggcaaagagggcAGATTTTCATAGTTCAGCATGGCTGTCTTCCTATGAGCACAGTTATTAAGGTTCTGGATATCCCCGCCCATCTTGAGCCGACCTCGTCGAAGCCCTGTACCAGAGGACATAGGTAAACCATTAACATTCTCATAAGTCATCTTGTTAGGGGCACACACCATATTCTGgtcatcaccatccaggacaataTCTCGGTCTTGGAAACTCAAGCTTCCACAGTTGTACTCAGCATGTTCTTTTTGTCTGTCCATTCTTTCGAGTTCCATCATTCTTTTCTGAACCGGCGTAGGTCCCAGGACAAACTTGACCTCACCTGGCTGCAGCAGGACTTGAGGAGATCTGTCTTCCATTGCAGGGCAGTGGTTTGCGTGGCTCTGCATCATGTCAGAGACAGAGGGCCGCGATTCTGGCAGACCATGAACACAGGGTCTCCTCTTCCGCTCCTCATCAACATTGGAAGTGTTCACATATGTGTGAATCTGTAGAAAACAAGGCAACAAAAGGGTGGTGATAATTATGGCCACTGActatggttgcatcatggcctgatatggaaacaccaatgcccaagtacggaaaagcctacaaaaagtagtggaaacagcccagtccatcacatctTTAAGCACATTTGCAAGGGGcactgccacaaggaagcagcgCCCATCTTCgaggacacccaccatccagatcatgctctcctcttgctactaccattgggcagaaaGGACAGAAGCCACTACACCAggctcagaaacagttattaccctcaaccatcaggcttctgggacagcatggataacttcattcacctcaacactgaactgaatccacatcctacaggctcactttcaaggactctacactcatgttttcagtataatttattgttttatttgcaagtttgtcttcttttgtgaaTAGGTTCTTTCTCATTCTTTCCTtgcttcataaattctattgtacaaacgtattttattttcctgttatTACTCGCAAGAAAATAAACCTTAGGTTAGTATACAgcgacatacatgtactttcatAGTAAATTTACCTTGACTTTTACTTTGACTTACAATTTATTAACACTACCAATTTTAATTAAGATGGCAGAAATGTACAATGATTCAAGTTGTCCATATTGTTTATCATGGAATCTGTTTTAATTCAAGCTAAGAGTTAGTCAATGTGTAAAATGCAATTTTAACCAATCACAAACAATGCTTTTCTGAGAATCCAGCTGCCTATTGTGCAAACCTCTTATGAAACTCACGCAGTCCCGTTGCTTTGGCTGCGTAATTTGACATTGACATGGTGAGTGTGAATCAAGACTTAAAAAAAATTTTCCAATTAAAATAAATTCCTTTAAGCACATACTTATCAGTGAATGTGCACATTTTAACAACGTTAAATGGCATCATCCTTTTTGGGACAGAAATCTACGGTGGTAAGTTGGTTGTTAACTTTGATAACAGATACAATGGTCTGTGTAAAAGTTTAACAGGACTTTAATTATTCTGTTGGAAACATCAACACACACTGATGATGTGCACTTTACATCCTACCTGCGCGTCTTTTCTAGTATATTCACAGCTGAAAGAGTTTCCATGAGATTTTGGAAATCTCATTGGCGTAGTGATCAGCCAGCTGCATTCAAGGAATGCTGTTATTGCCACTCCCGTAGATTTGGCATATTTCTCTCAAATCATACCCCAGGTGACTATGCTCCCCTGTAATTACAACTGCAGGACTATATACATGTATGCAGTCGACACTATCTAAACAAGAGTCCAGCTTCTTGTCACACAACCCAACCCATTTTACTCACCTTCCAGCTTACAGGATTTGGAGGAGGTGAATCAGCCCTTTCTAGTCTATTCCACCATTTAAATGGGTCATAGCTAATCTGCATCTCAAAGCCACCTACTTGTCTGGCTTCATAACATTTAATACAAATCTAATTTTCAGTCCACTCAGCCACAATGTCACTCATTAGAGGTAGGTGTGTGGGGTAGGGGTAGAGTGGAGAGAATTTGATTTTCTCTATTATTTTCCAAGTATAATACCCAAAGCCTAAGGTTTCAGACATGAAATTCCCATATTATAAAAATGTATACCTTCTGGCACATTACTTACTGTTTCATTACTGACTAATTTTATTTATGTACAAGAAAAGATTACTTTCACATAGCGGCTTCTCCGTTCATAAGTTTCTGTCTACACACCTGATCATCACCTCCTACAATGAGAGGGTGGGTGGACTCTTCCCCCACTGATGAGAGACGTGCGCTTCCAATGGAAGGATGTCGAGTCGAAGGGTGAGAGGAGCCATCTCCCATTGGTGGGTAACAAGGGAATCCGTTTGGAAATCCGGGCACAGTGAAACCAGGGGCTGAAAGCAAAGTTACAGCTTTACTTAGTAGAAGAATTGCATCTAACACGATCGAAAGTAATTCACCTTTATTTCTCTGTTCTAACCCAGCCAGATGCCAAGAAAGTACAAAGATTATTGTAACTTTAAAAACAATGATCCCACTAACATGAAGATGATGCACGTTTGAAAAATGGTCCACTCCAGTTGGTAGGAGTTGTGCTGGGTCAGATCAATTTTGGGCTTTAGATTTACAACCTGACTACCAGAGGTAATGTCTCAGGATGGTGACATTCATCATTAAGTAtctcaccatccaagccatgccctcttctcactgtgccAACAGGCAGGGGTCTGAAGATCCACACCTCAAGATTcaacaacagtttcttcccccacagccttcaggttcttgaactgacctgaaaaacttcaattctactcaaatgacATTTCCATCAACTTGCACTAATGTCATTACATTTGGTTTTGTTCATTTTGCCTTGTCGAGTTATATAGAATTTATTTTAACTGAAGTTTACGTAATCTACGTTTGTCACGTCTGTAATGTCCTGTACTGCTGATGCAGAGAGTTAATCCTCATGGTATGTGTGcccatgacaacaaacttgaactgTGACTTGAGGCCATCAAAGAAATGACAATGCAACAGCACAAATTATTAATCCAGAAGCCTCTTTCACCACGCTACAAGGAATAACAGAGTGGAGATTTAAACTCTGCCTTGCAAGGACAAGAGAGTACTTCCCCTGCAACTCAACTACttcatacatttttttttaaaccaacaaaAAAACGGGCACCTGCCAAGTTTTTGCCCAACTAGTCTCCACAATACTTGAAAAAAAATTCTGGTATATCGTGGAGTATTGCTTTCCACATCCTGCCCAATTTCCAATTAAATCACTGCCTAAAAGGTGTCCATCACTATCAGAGCAGCAAAATAATCCAGACTCTGTaaatcacagcctcagaatacaaggacgtcccttcagaaaggagatgaggaggaattttttcagctAGAGGGTGGGGACTCTgtagaattcactgccacagaaaactgtggaggccaattcattgggtatacttaaagtggacgATGCTAGTTTCTTGGTCagcaagggtatcaaaggttatggggagaaggcaggtgaatggggttgagatcgATAATACATTTGTAAATCACCATGTtcgaatggtagagcagattcaatgggctgaatagcctagttctgcccctatgtctcatggtctttcaATCCCTTCTTTCAAATTTAATATCAACTTCTTCAGCCAAGCTTTTGATCAGCGCTCCCTTAAACATTGTCATTTAGGTGTCCATCCTGTCAACACAATCTCTAGGCCTTTGAAAATAATTCCTAAAGTACTGTCCAAAAGCCTTAGGCATATATATCTAGAGTgcgtaagacttttgctcagtactgtagtaatttcatgctgtactgtactgctgcaaaaaaaaacacaaatttcatgacatatgtgagtgatgataaacctgattctgatatgagtctctagtGTGGACTGAGAATGAGAAGGGGGCAGGCAAAGAGGAATCATGgtagggaaaaggggaagggagaggggagggagcgggaagaaccaaagagacattctgtaatgatcagtaaaccaattgtttggaatcaaatgatcttacctggtgtctcattgccgggtgtgtctgcacccgtgccaccctCTGCCCCtgggcactcctcctctgccacctaacccacacccctccaccctgaccattcccaacatcctctgctcccaccagatttacaaactctctctccactccacattgacaaatacagtaactgtgcaaaattcttggaCACGCTTGCTACTATATAAAAGATTTTACAGTGCTGTACATATTGTTACCAGTTGCAGATGGCAACAGGGCATCAAAAGGAATGCAATAAGATTAATCTTAAAGCCCACTTTCTGTCCACCTCAGTCAAGCCAAAAGCTTTCTCCATGAGTACTCACTGGTCGGAGTCTGCGGCGTCCTTGGTAAATCAAGTTCCGTCGGATGAGGGTTTCTCGATATCATCATGGGCTCCTCGACGACGTTAATACTGTTACACTGCATGATCTCCTGGAGAAGGTTAAAAATCTCCTCGGCACGTGCACACTTGAAGGCAAAAATGCCTGCAAAATAAGTACACAGAAGAAATTGCATACTGTGAAAAAGACTTCAAGGAATTAGAGAACATGCTCAGTGAAATTCAGAATTTGATCAACTCTTCATTGAATATCAGCTatcagtttttattttaaataacacaagaaattctgcggatgctagaaatcttgaacaCTGCAAATAAAATCCTGgatgaattcagcaagtcaggcagcatctatagaggggactaaagagttgatgtttcgggccgaggctcTTTATCAACACTGGGTCTTGAAACAAAACATTCACTCTTTatacctttccatagatgctgcccgatctgctgagtgtctcctgtattttgtgtctgttgatCAGAACTGTAAAGAGAGAAGATGAAGCTTTTTAAATAATTGTTCAGCATGAACAATGTGTGCAGCATAAAATTCCATTCATAAATGCAATACACCACAAAAGAATAGCTTTATATACCACACATGGAGTTTAAGTACTTAAACATAAAACACGTTATTAATTTTAGGTACAGTGCAAATACTTTGCATTTTCCTGCTGTGACAATCAGTTCTACGTAACAAATTTCTCTGCAGTTCTTTCAGCAAACAGCAGGTGGTGCTCACAAATCATTACGTGTAAAAATGAAAGAAGCTTCACGAACAAATTTCCGCTTGCTACAAAGAGATTGATTCTAAATTATTaactaaagaaaaagaaaaaactcATTCACTTGTGCAAAGCAAAAATCATCATTTATATAGGATTAGAAATGAGAAGGATCACACTGTAGAGAAGTTACAGCATAAATGATAAAGTGTTCAACAAAATTCACCTCAGTCATAATGCGCTTCTAATTGcgatgtgctgcagggatcagagaATTAAAGTCACAAACAATCGCAATCATTTTGTGAAAACTATGCTTGTAATTTTTCTTATCATGTCATGTAGATCATATCATAGTaaatggaaatggtttcaaattCAAAATGCACCGTTAGGATGTGAACATTATATTTCCTATTCAATACTTTTGGAAATTGAGTGACCATTTTCATGAAGTAGCTCCAAATTTGGACTTTTAATAGGCAAGTAGCTGCAGGGAATGTACTTATTTATAGATAGAGCAGTGTCAGGCCCTTTCTGCCCCAgtgagcccacaccacccaattatacCTGTCACCAACCTGCTAACCCGtttgtgtgtctttggaatgtgggaggaaactggagaacctgaaGGAcatccacatggtcacggggagaatgcacagcAGCAGAAATGAACCTAGGCTGCTGGCGCTGtagtagcattatgctaaccattacCCTACTATGCCACTTATGGATGGTACAGATGGTGTAC is a window of Mobula birostris isolate sMobBir1 chromosome 14, sMobBir1.hap1, whole genome shotgun sequence DNA encoding:
- the LOC140210084 gene encoding fibroblast growth factor receptor substrate 2-like isoform X2, which codes for MGSCWSCLDKDTISENHPTKFKVTNVDDDGNELGSGIMELTNSELILHTRKRDAVRWPYLCLRRYGYDSNLFSFESGRRCQTGQGIFAFKCARAEEIFNLLQEIMQCNSINVVEEPMMISRNPHPTELDLPRTPQTPTTPGFTVPGFPNGFPCYPPMGDGSSHPSTRHPSIGSARLSSVGEESTHPLIVGGDDQIHTYVNTSNVDEERKRRPCVHGLPESRPSVSDMMQSHANHCPAMEDRSPQVLLQPGEVKFVLGPTPVQKRMMELERMDRQKEHAEYNCGSLSFQDRDIVLDGDDQNMVCAPNKMTYENVNGLPMSSGTGLRRGRLKMGGDIQNLNNCAHRKTAMLNYENLPSLPPVWESQTQRREEEDWSDSGTPPQNGYHSNLDPLRNYVNTENVTIQPGLHKVDFTRRRDCTPNVFSFDFKRPCPEQRQLNYIQVELEGASDSDNPQTPKMPSTPVPPTPTRRTEFYAVIDIKKTAAMSSLQKALPRDDGTSRKTRHNSTDLPL
- the LOC140210084 gene encoding fibroblast growth factor receptor substrate 2-like isoform X1; this translates as MGSCWSCLDKDTISENHPTKFKVTNVDDDGNELGSGIMELTNSELILHTRKRDAVRWPYLCLRRYGYDSNLFSFESGRRCQTGQGIFAFKCARAEEIFNLLQEIMQCNSINVVEEPMMISRNPHPTELDLPRTPQTPTTPGFTVPGFPNGFPCYPPMGDGSSHPSTRHPSIGSARLSSVGEESTHPLIVGGDDQIHTYVNTSNVDEERKRRPCVHGLPESRPSVSDMMQSHANHCPAMEDRSPQVLLQPGEVKFVLGPTPVQKRMMELERMDRQKEHAEYNCGSLSFQDRDIVLDGDDQNMVCAPNKMTYENVNGLPMSSGTGLRRGRLKMGGDIQNLNNCAHRKTAMLNYENLPSLPPVWESQTQRREEEDWSDSGTPPQNGYHSNLDPLRNYVNTENVTIQPGLHKVDFTRRRDCTPNVFSFDFKRPCPEQRQLNYIQVELEGASDSDNPQTPKMPSTPVPPTPTRRTEFYAVIDIKKTAAMSSLQKALPRDDGTSRKTRHNSTDLPFSSFVGTHC
- the LOC140210084 gene encoding fibroblast growth factor receptor substrate 2-like isoform X3, with product MGSCWSCLDKDTISENHPTKFKVTNVDDDGNELGSGIMELTNSELILHTRKRDAVRWPYLCLRRYGYDSNLFSFESGRRCQTGQGIFAFKCARAEEIFNLLQEIMQCNSINVVEEPMMISRNPHPTELDLPRTPQTPTTPGFTVPGFPNGFPCYPPMGDGSSHPSTRHPSIGSARLSSVGEESTHPLIVGGDDQIHTYVNTSNVDEERKRRPCVHGLPESRPSVSDMMQSHANHCPAMEDRSPQVLLQPGLRRGRLKMGGDIQNLNNCAHRKTAMLNYENLPSLPPVWESQTQRREEEDWSDSGTPPQNGYHSNLDPLRNYVNTENVTIQPGLHKVDFTRRRDCTPNVFSFDFKRPCPEQRQLNYIQVELEGASDSDNPQTPKMPSTPVPPTPTRRTEFYAVIDIKKTAAMSSLQKALPRDDGTSRKTRHNSTDLPFSSFVGTHC